In one window of Cellulophaga sp. HaHa_2_95 DNA:
- a CDS encoding solute:sodium symporter family transporter, giving the protein MLGIISFVGFTALVAIISYFATRKTDESSSDGYFLGGRSLTAGVIAGSLLLTNLSTEQIVGLNGSAYKDGLSVMAWETLAAIAIVVTAIFLLPRYLKGGITTVPQFLADRFDTTTKTITSGLFLTGYVVVLLPVILYSGSVAISGMFDIPTLLGVSDKTALVLCIWGIGIIGSIYAVFGGLKAVVVSDSINAVGLLIGGMLIPVFGLMAIGDGSVLNGLDVLMTANPERFDSTGNPGQEVPFATIFTGMMLVQLFYWGTNQQIIQRALGAKNLAEGQKGLLLASFLKILGPLILVLPGMIAYHYFEGGLASSDMAYPELVRAVLPKPLVGFFAAVLFGAILSSFNSVLNSSVTLFGIDIYKQHINPEAPEKLVVKYGKIFGICLALAAMFIAPLIANASSLFYYLQEINGIYSIPIFSIIIVGYLTKNVPAMAAKIGIISGSVLYIISQFILKPYVFGADDYPHFLHVNAILFVLNVIIMLVIGKLYPRKEPFVLEYTNQVSITPYKYVNQVGLAICVIVIAIYVYFAK; this is encoded by the coding sequence ATGTTGGGAATTATTTCATTTGTAGGGTTTACAGCACTTGTGGCTATCATATCTTACTTTGCTACGCGGAAGACAGATGAATCTTCATCTGATGGTTATTTTTTGGGAGGAAGGAGTTTAACGGCAGGAGTAATTGCAGGTTCTTTATTACTAACAAATTTATCTACAGAACAGATTGTAGGTTTAAATGGTAGTGCTTATAAAGATGGATTATCTGTTATGGCCTGGGAAACATTAGCTGCTATAGCCATAGTGGTAACCGCAATCTTCTTATTGCCTAGATATTTAAAAGGCGGGATAACTACTGTGCCACAGTTTTTAGCAGACCGTTTTGATACTACGACTAAAACGATAACTTCGGGCTTATTTTTAACGGGATATGTGGTGGTGTTACTACCAGTAATACTTTATTCCGGTTCTGTAGCCATTAGCGGAATGTTTGATATTCCTACGCTTTTGGGTGTTTCGGATAAAACAGCCCTTGTACTGTGTATTTGGGGAATAGGGATTATTGGGTCAATATATGCAGTCTTTGGAGGATTAAAAGCAGTTGTGGTGTCCGACTCTATAAATGCTGTTGGTTTATTAATTGGAGGTATGTTAATCCCTGTTTTTGGATTGATGGCTATTGGTGATGGTAGTGTATTAAATGGTTTAGATGTGTTGATGACAGCCAACCCTGAACGTTTTGATTCTACTGGAAATCCAGGACAAGAAGTACCTTTTGCAACCATATTTACAGGAATGATGTTGGTGCAGTTGTTCTATTGGGGAACCAATCAACAAATTATACAACGCGCATTAGGGGCTAAAAATTTGGCCGAAGGTCAAAAGGGCTTGTTATTAGCCTCATTTTTAAAAATACTAGGGCCCTTAATATTGGTATTACCAGGTATGATTGCTTATCATTACTTTGAAGGCGGTTTAGCGTCTAGTGATATGGCGTATCCAGAACTTGTACGTGCCGTATTGCCAAAACCACTTGTAGGTTTCTTTGCAGCAGTACTCTTTGGGGCTATTTTGAGCTCATTTAATAGTGTACTAAATAGTTCCGTAACTCTTTTTGGGATTGATATTTACAAGCAACACATTAATCCAGAGGCGCCTGAAAAATTGGTAGTTAAGTATGGTAAAATATTTGGGATTTGTTTGGCATTAGCAGCAATGTTTATAGCGCCATTAATTGCAAATGCAAGTAGTTTATTTTATTATCTACAAGAGATAAATGGAATCTATAGTATTCCAATTTTTTCAATAATTATTGTGGGGTATTTGACCAAAAATGTACCTGCAATGGCAGCTAAAATTGGTATTATTTCAGGATCCGTTTTATACATCATTAGTCAATTTATATTAAAACCATATGTGTTTGGTGCGGATGATTACCCTCATTTCTTGCATGTAAATGCAATCTTGTTTGTGTTGAATGTAATAATCATGCTTGTCATAGGTAAGCTATACCCTAGAAAAGAGCCATTTGTATTGGAATATACCAATCAGGTTTCTATTACACCTTATAAGTATGTAAATCAGGTAGGGTTAGCAATATGTGTTATTGTAATTGCTATTTATGTCTACTTTGCGAAGTAG
- a CDS encoding vanadium-dependent haloperoxidase, with protein sequence MKKLTDVIVYDIFSPPVASRVYMYPTLASYAIMQKAYPEKYNSLEGQVNGYTDIPEPNDENINMHLASIHAFLTIGKHLIFSEEKIDEYQQNIYAELQKDGLPDEVLEASKNYGTLVSKHILKWADTDMYKQTRTYPKYTILEEPQYWKPTPPDYMDGIEPSWNKMRTLVLDSAGQFPPVPPLPYSLDKESAFYKQLMQVYDVGSGADSNHKEIASFWDCNPYVSHHRGHAMFATKKITPGGHWIGITAIAIRKTDTNFDETINAYANVTTSLYDGFISCWDEKWRSLVVRPETVINQSIDEEWVPLLQTPPFPEYTSGHSVISRAAAVTLTSLFGDNFSFEDTTEEEYGLPTRNFTSFLQASDEAAISRLYGGIHYMMAIEEGVKQGEKVGLYITKNLKTLK encoded by the coding sequence ATGAAAAAATTAACAGATGTAATTGTCTATGATATTTTTTCTCCTCCAGTTGCATCTAGAGTATATATGTATCCAACATTAGCCTCGTATGCTATTATGCAAAAGGCATATCCGGAAAAGTATAATTCTTTAGAAGGGCAAGTAAATGGGTATACTGATATCCCAGAACCCAATGACGAAAATATAAATATGCATTTGGCGTCAATCCATGCATTTTTAACTATTGGTAAACACCTCATTTTTTCAGAAGAAAAAATAGATGAATATCAACAAAACATCTATGCTGAGTTGCAAAAAGATGGCCTGCCAGATGAAGTTTTAGAAGCCTCTAAAAATTACGGAACCTTAGTATCCAAACATATTTTAAAGTGGGCAGATACTGATATGTATAAGCAAACTAGAACCTACCCCAAGTATACTATTTTAGAGGAGCCGCAATACTGGAAACCTACCCCTCCTGACTATATGGATGGAATAGAGCCTTCATGGAATAAAATGAGGACATTAGTTTTAGATTCTGCAGGACAATTTCCTCCTGTACCACCCCTTCCTTACAGCTTAGATAAGGAGAGTGCTTTCTATAAGCAATTAATGCAAGTGTATGATGTAGGTTCTGGTGCTGATTCCAATCATAAAGAGATTGCTAGTTTTTGGGATTGCAATCCGTATGTTTCTCACCACAGAGGTCACGCTATGTTTGCTACTAAAAAAATAACCCCTGGTGGACATTGGATTGGTATTACCGCTATAGCCATAAGAAAAACGGATACAAATTTTGACGAGACCATAAATGCGTATGCCAATGTAACCACCTCTTTGTATGACGGGTTTATTAGTTGTTGGGACGAAAAATGGAGAAGTTTAGTGGTAAGACCTGAAACTGTAATTAATCAGAGTATAGACGAAGAATGGGTTCCTTTGTTACAGACCCCTCCATTCCCAGAATACACAAGTGGTCATTCTGTAATTTCAAGAGCCGCCGCCGTTACCCTAACTAGTCTTTTTGGTGACAACTTTAGTTTTGAAGATACAACAGAGGAAGAATATGGCCTACCTACTCGTAATTTTACCTCATTTCTACAAGCTTCAGATGAAGCTGCGATCTCAAGGCTTTATGGAGGTATTCATTATATGATGGCTATTGAGGAAGGTGTAAAACAAGGAGAAAAAGTTGGGTTATATATTACTAAAAACCTCAAAACATTAAAGTAA
- a CDS encoding VCBS repeat-containing protein codes for MVLKLKFITILLFIGCIFSCKNIETKTPSNKDDKSIKLFKPLNTQETGLIFKNQLAYQEDLNIIDYLYYYNGGGVAIGDINNDGLDDIYLTANQGTDRLFLNLGNLKFKDITASSNIEMSNTWSSGVTMEDLNNDGLLDIHVAKVGVFKNLETHNLVYINQGNLSFREQSTELGLAFKGYSTQATFLDYDQDGDLDMYLLNHSVHTPRSYGSTDKRKVTDSIFGDRFYENKLNEGQFKFEEVTRKAGIYSSALGYGLGIVATDVNNDGHMDLYIANDFHENDYLYINQGNKTFKESAELYLPHTSRFSMGVDAADLNNDALVDIFTLDMMPYTKDVLLKSGGEDTDKVTEIKKNFGFRPQYARNNFQLNTGNNSFTDIALITETYATDWSWSTLIQDFDNDGLNDIFITNGIFKRPNDLDYIKYLSTVNFANYTKSKQTEIEKKLIEEMPTLKIPNVLFKNEGNLSFKKLSYEVGLSDSYSNGAAYSDLDNDGDLDLVINNINENVTLLENTSNDSTTNNFIQFSFVTDSVNKNSTGIKVKLHSNGKIFVREQSPTRGFQSSSSRKLHFGLGAINHIDSVEIIWPDKTIQTTKNSALNSLNTIIKNINRKHSNKKELAHDYIYSKFPYQHLENNYQDYSREPLIPEKLSNEGPAVVYADFDGDGIKDLYLGGARFQEPYFYIQSKQNTFSPKTVSDFVKDKSYEDISAAAFDLENDGDLDLYVVSGGNDLKEGDPNLQDRIYINDGKGNFERLQAQLPTSNGGVIAVGDYDSDGFDDLFIGARSIPGAYGNTPISLILKNTGKGNFQVTAQDKIGMITDAKWIDINNDTFLDLVIVGDWMPITVLLNNKEGKFTNETQKLGLGSTSGMWNCIAFADIDRNGKIDIIAGNAGENFKWKASVEKPIKLYIDDFDKNGQPDPIIFYNFFGDQIPFASKDKLTGQLPYLKKKFLSYKSFSKVSSIEELTGKSAQDIKMIKEVKELRSMLFLNQGDDFKGSALPRESQFSSIQDFTIVETGKATKIYFVGNSFNYVTELGASDGNAGGVLTANKSGDFEKTVPLQLPNNQEYRKIIPLENHMFLVLSNDNKALIIQSKFN; via the coding sequence ATGGTTTTGAAGTTAAAGTTCATTACAATCCTACTCTTTATTGGTTGCATATTTTCTTGTAAAAATATTGAAACCAAAACACCCTCCAATAAAGATGACAAGTCTATCAAACTTTTTAAGCCTTTAAATACACAAGAAACTGGATTAATATTTAAAAACCAGTTAGCATATCAAGAAGACCTAAATATTATAGATTACTTATACTACTATAATGGTGGAGGTGTAGCTATTGGAGATATAAACAATGATGGTTTAGACGATATTTACTTGACTGCCAACCAAGGTACTGATAGGCTATTTCTAAATTTGGGCAATTTGAAATTTAAGGACATCACCGCTTCTTCAAATATTGAAATGAGCAATACTTGGTCCTCTGGCGTAACTATGGAAGATTTGAATAACGACGGCTTATTAGATATCCACGTTGCTAAAGTTGGTGTCTTCAAAAATTTAGAAACCCACAATTTAGTATATATTAATCAAGGAAACTTATCTTTTAGAGAACAATCTACAGAGCTAGGCCTAGCTTTTAAAGGATATAGTACGCAAGCAACCTTCTTAGACTACGATCAGGACGGTGATTTAGATATGTACTTGCTCAATCATTCTGTGCATACGCCTAGAAGCTACGGTTCTACTGACAAGAGAAAAGTTACAGACAGCATATTTGGAGATCGATTTTATGAAAATAAATTAAATGAAGGGCAATTTAAATTTGAGGAAGTAACACGCAAAGCAGGCATCTATTCCAGTGCTTTAGGCTACGGTTTAGGAATTGTAGCAACAGATGTTAATAACGACGGCCACATGGATCTATATATTGCTAACGACTTTCATGAAAATGATTATTTATATATTAATCAAGGCAATAAGACCTTTAAAGAATCTGCTGAGCTTTATTTACCACATACCAGCAGATTCTCTATGGGTGTTGACGCTGCTGACCTAAATAATGATGCCTTAGTAGATATTTTTACTTTAGACATGATGCCCTATACAAAGGACGTACTTCTAAAATCTGGAGGAGAAGATACTGATAAGGTGACAGAAATAAAGAAAAACTTTGGCTTCAGACCACAATACGCACGAAATAATTTTCAATTAAATACGGGAAATAATTCCTTTACAGATATCGCTCTAATAACAGAAACATATGCTACTGATTGGAGCTGGTCTACTTTAATTCAAGATTTTGATAATGATGGTTTAAATGATATTTTTATTACTAATGGAATATTTAAAAGACCTAATGATCTAGATTATATAAAATATTTAAGTACTGTTAATTTCGCAAACTATACCAAAAGCAAGCAAACAGAAATTGAAAAAAAGTTAATTGAAGAAATGCCTACTTTGAAAATTCCTAATGTGCTCTTTAAGAATGAAGGCAACCTTTCTTTTAAAAAATTATCTTACGAAGTCGGGTTATCAGATTCGTATTCTAATGGTGCTGCGTATAGTGATTTGGATAACGATGGTGATTTAGATTTGGTCATAAATAATATTAATGAAAATGTTACCCTTTTAGAAAATACCAGCAACGACAGTACAACAAACAACTTCATTCAATTTTCGTTTGTAACAGATAGTGTAAATAAAAACTCAACTGGAATAAAAGTCAAATTACATAGCAACGGTAAAATTTTTGTAAGAGAACAGAGCCCCACAAGAGGATTTCAATCTTCATCATCTAGGAAATTACATTTTGGTTTAGGGGCAATAAATCATATTGATTCCGTTGAAATTATATGGCCAGATAAAACTATTCAAACCACAAAAAACAGTGCACTCAATTCGTTAAACACTATTATAAAAAATATAAATCGGAAACATTCTAACAAAAAGGAACTAGCCCATGATTATATCTACAGCAAATTCCCATACCAACATTTGGAAAACAATTATCAAGATTACTCCAGAGAACCTTTGATTCCTGAAAAACTATCCAATGAAGGTCCTGCAGTAGTTTATGCAGACTTTGATGGAGACGGCATCAAAGATTTATACTTAGGTGGCGCCAGATTTCAAGAACCCTATTTTTATATTCAATCAAAACAGAATACGTTTAGCCCCAAGACTGTCTCTGACTTCGTCAAAGATAAGAGCTATGAAGATATTTCTGCAGCTGCATTTGACTTGGAAAATGACGGCGACTTGGATCTATACGTTGTCAGCGGAGGAAACGATCTGAAGGAGGGGGATCCAAACCTACAAGATAGAATTTACATTAATGATGGGAAAGGAAACTTTGAAAGGCTACAGGCACAACTTCCTACCTCCAATGGTGGAGTAATTGCGGTAGGAGATTATGATTCTGACGGTTTTGATGATTTATTCATTGGTGCCCGATCTATTCCTGGAGCCTATGGCAATACCCCAATTAGTCTTATCCTGAAAAATACAGGTAAGGGTAATTTCCAAGTAACGGCACAAGACAAAATAGGAATGATAACCGACGCTAAATGGATAGATATCAATAATGATACTTTCCTGGATCTTGTAATCGTGGGTGATTGGATGCCCATAACAGTACTGCTAAATAACAAAGAAGGTAAATTTACCAATGAAACTCAGAAGCTTGGTTTAGGTAGTACTAGTGGTATGTGGAACTGCATAGCATTTGCAGATATAGACCGTAATGGTAAAATTGATATTATAGCGGGAAATGCAGGTGAGAACTTTAAATGGAAAGCAAGTGTTGAAAAACCGATAAAACTATATATAGATGATTTTGATAAGAATGGACAACCAGATCCAATAATTTTTTATAACTTTTTTGGAGATCAAATTCCTTTTGCCTCAAAAGATAAATTAACTGGACAACTTCCCTATTTAAAAAAGAAATTTTTAAGCTACAAGTCATTCTCAAAAGTTTCATCTATAGAAGAATTAACAGGAAAGTCAGCGCAAGACATTAAAATGATAAAAGAGGTAAAAGAATTACGCTCAATGCTATTTTTAAACCAAGGAGATGACTTCAAAGGATCTGCTCTTCCACGTGAATCTCAATTTAGTAGTATTCAAGATTTTACCATTGTAGAAACTGGAAAAGCAACAAAAATTTATTTCGTGGGCAATTCTTTTAATTATGTGACGGAATTAGGCGCTAGCGACGGTAATGCTGGTGGAGTTTTAACAGCCAATAAGTCCGGCGATTTTGAAAAAACAGTACCTTTACAACTCCCTAATAATCAGGAATACCGAAAAATAATTCCGTTAGAGAATCATATGTTTCTGGTTTTAAGCAACGATAATAAGGCACTAATAATACAATCTAAGTTCAACTAA
- a CDS encoding VCBS repeat-containing protein, translating to MMKTKFTIILILIISIFSCKEKIEKVNAEVEENLFHLVSPNESGIDFANKLAFSQEFNVYKYRNFYNGGGVSIGDINNDGLPDIYFTANQLSNKLYLNQGDFKFKDITEEAHVGGNKAWSTGVTMADINGDGFLDIYVCNSGDVSGDNKQNELFINNGDGTFAEKAQEYGLDDKGFSTHASFFDFDKDGDLDVYILNNSYQAIGSFNLQRNERPKRDLLGGDKLMENVDGKYVDISEKAGIYGSVIGFGLGVTVGDTNNDGWEDIYVSNDFFERDYLYINQKNGTFRESLTEQINSISGASMGADMADINNDGYNDVFVTEMLPSDYKRLKTVTTFEDWNKLQYNIKNGYYNQFTRNTLQLNNGNSTFSEIGRLSGVEASDWSWGALLFDMDNDGLKDLYIANGIFKDLTNQDYLQYISNEEVIKGIVQNNEIDYKKLIEIIPSNKVENQAYRNLGDLEFEFYDTSGLIAPSFSNGSAYGDLDNDGDLDLVVNNVNMASFLYRNNANKNKENHHLKLILKGEGLNSNAVGARVYIETPTDTFYLEQQPIRGFQSSMDLRPNFGLGKATNVSIKILWPNGKITYLKNQQVDKTVTLFQKDGTTFTENNNPKKNTLFYKDTTLLKYLHIESKFIDFNRDRLLNHMLSTESPKISLGDVNNDGITDVFIGSSKGKSNSIYLGTKKGYELLDNKAFEKNAINEDTASIFFDADNDGDLDLYVCSGGVEFSPFSPNYYDHLYFNDGKGNYTDSNQKLPILNSYKSTSTVKAIDFDNDGDQDLFVGERSIAGRYGLNCSGFILENDGHGIFKDVTKQIAPELQNIGMITDAIFDDFNNDNVPDLILIGEFMKPQIFQNKNGKFKRNDNNDLDAGWWNIIKTADLDNDGDLDLIIGNHGLNSRFKATRTNPIKLFVKDFDQNGYMDPILAFKAKNGKDYPYALRHDLIDQIKSLKKKFPNYESFQDATIEDMFGTAALKDVVPLEATTLESIILINEGNFNFKKLKLPKAAQLAPIYAIEAFDFDGDNDIDILMGGNLFNVKPQVGRYDASYGVYLENMGGLEFKYSNKNKGFNLSGEIRDIKVDPKNSVIFVARNNDSLLTFKY from the coding sequence ATGATGAAAACCAAATTCACCATAATTTTAATACTTATTATTTCAATTTTCTCTTGTAAAGAAAAAATTGAAAAAGTGAATGCCGAAGTAGAGGAGAATCTATTTCATCTAGTATCCCCAAATGAATCTGGGATAGATTTTGCTAATAAACTAGCTTTCTCTCAAGAGTTTAATGTCTATAAGTATCGAAATTTCTATAACGGGGGTGGAGTGTCAATTGGAGATATAAATAATGATGGCCTGCCAGATATATACTTTACAGCAAACCAGTTGAGCAATAAACTTTACTTAAACCAGGGAGATTTTAAATTTAAAGACATTACGGAAGAAGCTCATGTGGGCGGTAATAAAGCTTGGTCAACAGGTGTCACTATGGCTGATATTAATGGTGATGGTTTCTTAGATATTTATGTCTGTAATTCCGGAGATGTTTCTGGAGACAATAAACAAAATGAACTATTTATTAATAATGGAGACGGAACATTTGCTGAAAAAGCCCAAGAATATGGACTTGATGACAAAGGATTTTCGACCCACGCATCTTTTTTTGATTTTGACAAAGATGGAGATTTAGATGTGTACATTCTCAACAATTCATACCAAGCAATAGGTAGTTTTAACCTTCAGCGGAATGAACGACCAAAAAGAGATCTTCTAGGTGGAGACAAACTAATGGAAAACGTTGATGGGAAATATGTTGATATTAGTGAAAAAGCTGGAATATATGGCAGTGTAATAGGCTTTGGACTAGGCGTTACTGTTGGAGACACGAATAACGATGGCTGGGAAGATATTTATGTGTCCAATGATTTTTTTGAACGAGATTACCTTTACATTAATCAAAAAAACGGTACGTTCAGAGAATCACTTACAGAACAAATTAATTCTATTAGCGGGGCTTCTATGGGGGCCGATATGGCTGACATAAATAATGACGGCTATAATGATGTATTTGTAACAGAAATGCTTCCTTCCGATTATAAAAGACTAAAAACTGTAACCACATTTGAAGATTGGAACAAACTACAATATAATATCAAAAATGGATATTATAATCAGTTCACAAGAAACACATTACAATTAAATAATGGCAACTCTACTTTTAGTGAAATAGGTAGACTGAGTGGAGTTGAAGCATCAGACTGGAGTTGGGGGGCATTACTATTTGATATGGATAATGACGGATTAAAAGATTTATATATTGCTAACGGAATTTTTAAAGATTTAACAAACCAAGATTACCTTCAATATATATCTAATGAAGAAGTAATAAAAGGTATCGTACAAAATAATGAAATTGATTACAAGAAATTAATTGAGATTATTCCTTCTAATAAAGTTGAAAATCAAGCCTATAGAAACTTAGGCGATTTGGAATTTGAATTCTATGATACATCTGGATTAATAGCTCCTAGTTTCTCAAATGGCTCTGCCTATGGAGATTTAGATAATGATGGCGATTTAGACCTTGTTGTAAACAATGTAAATATGGCATCTTTTCTATACAGAAATAATGCCAACAAAAACAAGGAGAATCACCATCTGAAACTCATTTTAAAGGGCGAAGGATTAAATAGCAATGCAGTTGGCGCTAGAGTGTATATAGAGACCCCTACAGATACTTTTTATCTTGAACAACAACCTATCAGAGGTTTTCAATCTAGTATGGACCTTAGGCCTAATTTTGGTTTAGGAAAAGCTACAAACGTTTCTATAAAAATTCTTTGGCCCAATGGAAAAATTACCTATTTAAAAAATCAACAAGTAGACAAAACCGTAACGCTTTTTCAAAAAGATGGAACCACATTTACGGAAAACAATAACCCTAAAAAAAACACCCTATTCTATAAAGACACTACATTACTAAAATATTTGCATATTGAAAGTAAGTTTATTGATTTTAATAGAGATAGATTGTTGAATCATATGTTAAGTACAGAAAGTCCTAAAATAAGTTTAGGCGATGTTAATAATGATGGCATAACAGATGTTTTTATTGGAAGCTCAAAAGGAAAGTCAAACTCTATTTATCTCGGAACTAAAAAGGGATATGAATTACTTGATAACAAAGCTTTTGAAAAAAACGCAATTAATGAAGATACAGCTAGTATATTCTTCGATGCTGACAATGATGGTGATTTAGATTTATACGTATGCAGTGGAGGTGTTGAATTTTCTCCCTTCTCTCCTAATTATTATGACCATTTATATTTTAATGATGGAAAAGGTAATTATACCGACTCCAATCAAAAATTACCTATATTAAATTCCTACAAAAGCACCAGCACCGTTAAGGCTATTGATTTCGATAATGACGGAGACCAGGATCTTTTTGTTGGAGAACGTTCCATTGCAGGGCGCTATGGACTAAACTGTTCTGGATTCATTTTAGAGAATGATGGTCATGGGATATTTAAAGACGTTACAAAACAAATTGCTCCCGAATTACAAAATATCGGGATGATTACTGATGCCATTTTTGATGATTTTAATAATGACAATGTACCAGACCTAATTCTCATAGGAGAATTTATGAAGCCACAAATTTTCCAGAATAAAAACGGAAAATTTAAACGTAATGATAATAATGATTTAGATGCAGGTTGGTGGAATATCATCAAGACTGCAGACTTAGACAATGATGGTGATTTAGATCTTATTATTGGTAATCATGGACTAAATAGCAGGTTCAAAGCAACCCGCACTAATCCTATAAAATTATTTGTAAAAGATTTTGATCAAAATGGATATATGGATCCCATTCTTGCTTTTAAAGCTAAAAATGGTAAGGATTATCCTTATGCATTAAGACACGACTTGATTGATCAAATTAAAAGTCTCAAAAAGAAATTTCCTAATTATGAATCTTTTCAAGACGCAACTATTGAAGATATGTTTGGTACTGCTGCGCTAAAAGATGTTGTGCCATTGGAAGCAACCACATTAGAAAGTATCATTTTAATTAATGAAGGAAATTTTAACTTTAAAAAATTGAAACTGCCAAAAGCTGCACAATTGGCACCAATATACGCTATCGAAGCTTTTGACTTTGATGGTGATAATGATATAGATATTTTGATGGGAGGAAATTTATTTAATGTAAAACCACAAGTAGGAAGGTATGACGCTAGCTATGGTGTTTACCTTGAAAATATGGGAGGTTTGGAATTTAAATATTCAAATAAAAACAAAGGTTTTAATTTATCAGGAGAAATACGAGATATAAAAGTAGACCCAAAAAATTCTGTAATTTTTGTAGCAAGAAACAATGATTCTCTGCTAACATTTAAATACTAA